In the genome of Haemophilus pittmaniae, one region contains:
- a CDS encoding GntR family transcriptional regulator, which translates to MSKYKQVYNEIKNQINNGNLAPLQELPSENELMQSYGFSKDTIRRALSLLEIDGYIQKQQGRNSIVLEHDLSKPQMLSEIKTVSELNSASTHQVKTTLTSLYIVQGEEELMQFFNVNDQIDFYRIARLREIDGEAVEYEVSYFDRRIVPFISREIAEHSIYHYLENELKLKISHSQRKIVFRYANEEEKNAINLGEYEMVVNVTSTTYLADGRPFQYGSISYRPDKIAFTSTAKRNV; encoded by the coding sequence ATGAGCAAGTACAAGCAGGTTTATAATGAAATAAAAAACCAAATTAACAATGGTAATTTAGCGCCGTTACAAGAACTCCCAAGCGAAAATGAGCTCATGCAAAGCTATGGTTTTTCTAAAGATACTATCCGCAGAGCGCTTTCTTTACTTGAAATTGATGGCTATATTCAAAAGCAACAGGGCCGAAATTCGATCGTTTTAGAACATGACTTATCGAAACCACAAATGCTTTCTGAAATTAAAACCGTCAGCGAATTAAATAGCGCTTCAACACATCAAGTGAAAACCACATTAACCAGCTTGTATATTGTGCAAGGCGAAGAAGAATTGATGCAGTTCTTTAACGTAAATGATCAGATCGATTTCTACCGCATTGCTCGTCTGCGTGAAATTGATGGCGAAGCCGTTGAGTATGAAGTTTCCTATTTTGATCGCCGCATCGTGCCTTTTATTAGCCGAGAAATTGCTGAACACTCTATTTATCACTATTTGGAAAACGAATTAAAATTAAAAATTAGCCACTCACAACGAAAAATTGTCTTTCGTTATGCAAATGAAGAAGAAAAAAATGCGATAAATCTTGGGGAGTATGAAATGGTTGTAAATGTCACCAGTACAACTTATTTAGCGGATGGGCGACCTTTTCAATATGGAAGCATTAGCTACCGTCCGGATAAAATTGCGTTTACTTCAACCGCAAAACGAAATGTATAA
- the malQ gene encoding 4-alpha-glucanotransferase, whose protein sequence is MSTRSSGVLMHITSLPNAFGIGSFGQSAYDFVDFLVETKQTYWQILPLTTTSYGDSPYQSFSAIAGNTHLIDFDLLTQMGLLKEADYASVNFGDDPTNVDYERIFYARRPILETAVKNFLANQAFQADFQNFEKNNRLWLDDFAEFMAIKEHFGNQALQKWDDKKVVARDPSALEKYRSMLAEQIHYFKVTQYFFFKQWTELKNYANQKGIQIIGDMPIYVAADSVEVWTKPELFQLDEERNPLVVAGVPADQFSATGQLWGNPLYAWEEHKKQGYAWWIHRIEESFKIYDVLRIDHFKGFSDYWQVDGKAEVAKDGSWQPGPGYDLFKAVKEQLGDLPIIAEDLGNIDDKARKLLADCNYPGMKILQFGFEDVNGESLDSPHYCIPHSIVYTGTHDNDVTNGWYNSLTEQQQQYTNDYTHRREDESICQAMIRQLFATVSNTAIATMQDVLDLPASSRMNVPSTIGGNWQWRMQQSDLTQDKKDFLAKMTMLYQRANQEK, encoded by the coding sequence ATGTCTACTCGTTCAAGTGGTGTTTTAATGCACATAACTTCGCTACCAAATGCATTCGGAATTGGTAGTTTTGGGCAATCGGCTTATGATTTTGTCGATTTTTTAGTTGAAACCAAACAAACCTATTGGCAAATTCTTCCACTTACCACCACCAGTTATGGTGATTCGCCTTATCAATCTTTCTCTGCAATTGCAGGCAATACCCACCTTATTGATTTTGACTTATTAACCCAAATGGGCTTGTTGAAAGAAGCGGATTATGCATCAGTCAATTTTGGTGATGATCCAACTAACGTGGATTATGAACGCATCTTCTATGCGCGCCGCCCGATTTTAGAAACAGCCGTGAAAAATTTTTTAGCGAATCAAGCATTCCAAGCGGATTTCCAAAATTTTGAAAAAAACAACCGCTTGTGGTTAGACGATTTTGCTGAGTTTATGGCGATTAAAGAGCATTTCGGTAATCAAGCATTGCAAAAATGGGATGATAAAAAAGTTGTGGCTCGTGATCCAAGTGCATTGGAAAAATATCGCAGCATGTTGGCGGAGCAAATTCACTACTTTAAAGTGACGCAATATTTCTTCTTCAAACAATGGACTGAATTAAAAAATTACGCAAATCAAAAAGGCATTCAGATCATCGGTGATATGCCGATTTACGTGGCTGCAGATAGCGTAGAGGTTTGGACAAAACCAGAACTCTTCCAATTAGATGAAGAACGTAATCCACTTGTTGTTGCTGGGGTTCCAGCGGATCAATTCAGTGCAACAGGACAACTTTGGGGCAATCCACTTTATGCTTGGGAAGAGCATAAAAAACAAGGCTACGCTTGGTGGATTCACCGCATTGAGGAAAGCTTCAAGATTTATGATGTGTTGCGTATCGACCATTTCAAAGGTTTCTCTGATTATTGGCAGGTAGATGGAAAAGCAGAGGTTGCTAAAGATGGTAGCTGGCAGCCAGGCCCTGGTTATGACTTATTTAAAGCCGTTAAAGAGCAATTAGGTGATTTACCGATTATTGCCGAAGATTTAGGTAATATTGATGATAAAGCCAGAAAATTGCTTGCAGACTGTAACTATCCTGGCATGAAGATTCTGCAGTTTGGTTTTGAAGATGTTAACGGAGAAAGCTTAGATAGCCCGCATTATTGCATCCCGCACTCCATTGTTTATACCGGCACACATGATAATGATGTGACCAATGGTTGGTATAACAGCCTGACTGAACAACAACAGCAGTATACCAATGATTATACGCACCGTCGTGAGGATGAATCGATTTGCCAAGCAATGATTCGTCAGCTCTTTGCGACGGTCAGCAATACTGCGATTGCAACAATGCAAGATGTTTTAGATTTGCCAGCGAGTTCAAGAATGAATGTTCCTTCAACAATTGGTGGAAACTGGCAATGGAGAATGCAGCAATCCGATCTAACTCAAGATAAAAAAGACTTTTTAGCAAAAATGACCATGTTATATCAACGTGCTAATCAGGAAAAATAA